The proteins below are encoded in one region of Phaseolus vulgaris cultivar G19833 chromosome 1, P. vulgaris v2.0, whole genome shotgun sequence:
- the LOC137813689 gene encoding uncharacterized protein has product MAMKVEHNQNQQLGFPFWKPLRRRFGPDSPFFAPGNLERELLAKQVALELTEEKDQLEKWMQEEEGREIFCPIVGCGARLTSMDDFENHYNARHTASCSVCSRVYPTSRLLSIHVSEVHDSFFQAKVARGYDMYECLVERCGLKFKSYNRRHQHLVDKHKFPTSFEFFKKAKPSKKQRLKSQHKKAVPKEDAAGMMEVENAAVDDLVSAVSKLSTSDSTPSSISFGRRSKGLSFVPRTVRHRDQSNSAESETKR; this is encoded by the exons ATGGCGATGAAAGTGGAGCACAATCAGAATCAGCAATTAGGGTTTCCGTTCTGGAAACCGCTCCGTCGCAGGTTCGGACCCGACTCTCCTTTCTTCGCTCCCGGTAACCTCGAACGAGAACTTCTTGCTAAACag GTTGCTTTGGAATTGACAGAAGAGAAGGATCAGCTTGAGAAATGGATGCAAGAGGAAGAAGGAAG GGAAATCTTTTGTCCCATTGTTGGTTGTGGTGCACGCTTGACTTCAATGGATGACTTCGAAAATCACTATAATGCAAGGCATACTGCATCTTGTTCTGTATGCTCTAGAGTCTACCCAACGTCGCGGTTGCTCAGCATACATGTATCTGAAGTGCATGATTCTTTCTTTCAGGCAAAAGTTGCACGTGGTTACGATATG TATGAATGCTTGGTGGAAAGGTGTGGTTTGAAATTCAAAAGCTACAATCGTAGGCATCAGCATCTAGTTGACAAGCATAAATTCCCCACCTcatttgagtttttcaagaaGGCTAAACCATCTAAGAAACAGAGATTGAAGTCCCAACACAAAAAAGCTGTTCCTAAGGAGGATGCTGCAGGAATGATGGAAGTGGAAAACGCAGCCGTGGATGACCTTGTTTCAGCAGTCTCTAAACTGAGCACTTCTGACTCCACCCCTTCATCTATCAGCTTTGGTCGCCGCAGCAAAGGCTTGTCATTTGTCCCTCGAACTGTTCGGCACAGAGATCAATCAAACTCAGCGGAATCTGAGACAAAGAGATAA
- the LOC137815461 gene encoding arabinogalactan O-methyltransferase 1-like, with translation MPHLLLQQRASLHLHASLTSPSHSLLHSPSADSRNFLHISNTPTNMQALIFRSSQPFHKKKHPSTPNSRLLTLLAATLATTLFLLFLFRHTLIDPNNHCIPSTTAVRLTDSESAIATQFDDTPLTLVTILHYATALALPQQIKGEIRRAFDVLQSLAPCNFLVFGLGHDSLMWDSFNPRGTTLFLDEDPKWTLSSIQRFPILRAHTVRYPTRLADAKTLVTSYKRDCGGATPTGHALKGDWRCMLALSNLPNDVYDRDWDVIMIDGPRGYFPAAPGRMAVIYSAAMMARGRRKSGVTHVFLHDVDREVEKQYAREFLCMKYRIGGIRKLWHFVIPPVVNASDISHGFC, from the coding sequence ATGCCACATCTCTTGCTACAACAACGCGCTTCACTTCATCTCCATGCATCTCTAACTTCTCCATCACATTCACTCCTTCATTCACCCTCCGCAGATTCACGTAACTTCCTGCACATATCAAACACACCTACCAACATGCAAGCCTTGATATTCAGGTCCTCCCAACCCTTCCACAAGAAGAAACACCCTTCCACCCCCAACTCCCGCCTTCTCACCCTCCTCGCTGCCACACTCGCCACCACTctcttcctcctcttcctcttccgcCACACCCTCATCGACCCCAACAACCACTGCATCCCCTCCACCACAGCCGTCCGCCTCACCGACTCTGAGTCCGCCATCGCCACTCAGTTCGACGACACACCCCTCACCCTCGTCACCATCCTCCACTACGCCACCGCGCTCGCGCTCCCGCAACAGATCAAGGGCGAGATTCGACGCGCCTTCGACGTCCTCCAATCCCTTGCCCCATGCAACTTCCTCGTATTCGGTCTCGGCCACGACTCCCTCATGTGGGACTCCTTCAACCCACGTGGCACCACGTTGTTCCTTGACGAGGATCCCAAGTGGACCCTCTCCTCCATCCAACGTTTCCCCATCCTACGCGCCCATACCGTGCGTTACCCCACGCGCCTCGCCGACGCCAAGACCCTCGTAACCTCTTACAAAAGGGATTGTGGCGGTGCCACTCCCACGGGTCATGCCTTAAAGGGTGACTGGCGGTGCATGCTGGCACTCAGCAACCTGCCGAATGATGTGTACGATCGTGATTGGGATGTGATCATGATCGACGGGCCTCGAGGGTATTTTCCGGCAGCCCCGGGGAGGATGGCGGTGATATACTCTGCTGCCATGATGGCGCGTGGGAGAAGAAAATCGGGTGTGACGCACGTGTTTCTTCATGACGTGGATAGAGAGGTTGAGAAACAGTATGCGAGGGAATTTTTGTGCATGAAATATAGGATTGGGGGTATTAGGAAGCTTTGGCATTTTGTTATTCCACCCGTTGTTAATGCTAGTGATATTAGTCATGGATTTTGCTGA
- the LOC137813692 gene encoding uncharacterized protein isoform X2, translated as MASGTESTGMLTREQLFHLFDRFIFLTSQPDVKKRIAGAVQDKQEAVAVTTAIQEEIFLEMGIDPRFGISCLGKVSTVYENDLDLVIQFYKFLSKEEVACDEAELGEEEFAEKLLNQQILQEELHQQMKSSNYESETSILSAEQIEEIVPRKVSPLYTPR; from the exons ATGGCATCTGGGACCGAGAGTACTGGGATGTTAACAAGAGAGCAACTTTTCCATCTTTTCGATCGTTTCATTTTCCTTACTTCTCAACCTG ATGTGAAGAAAAGGATTGCTGGGGCTGTACAGGATAAGCAG GAGGCTGTTGCTGTCACCACTGCAATACAAGAAGAGATATTTTTGGAGATGGGTATTG ATCCAAGATTTGGTATCTCGTGCCTGGGAAAAGTCAGTACTGTATATGAGAATGACCTGGATTTGGTGATTCAGTTTTATAAATTCCTCTCTAA AGAAGAGGTTGCCTGCGATGAAGCAGAGCTTGGAGAAGAAGAATTTGCAGAAAAATTGCTCAACCAACAAATTTTACAGGAAGAG TTACACCAGCAGATGAAAAGCAGCAATTATGAAAGTGAGACATCCATTTTGTCAGCTGAGCAGATCGAAGAGATTGTTCCAAGAAAGGTGTCCCCTTTGTATACGCCAAGGTAG
- the LOC137813692 gene encoding uncharacterized protein isoform X1, whose product MASGTESTGMLTREQLFHLFDRFIFLTSQPDVKKRIAGAVQDKQEAVAVTTAIQEEIFLEMGIDPRFGISCLGKVSTVYENDLDLVIQFYKFLSKEEVACDEAELGEEEFAEKLLNQQILQEEQLEMLKYMRKFNLDDQSAILEKLHQQMKSSNYESETSILSAEQIEEIVPRKVSPLYTPR is encoded by the exons ATGGCATCTGGGACCGAGAGTACTGGGATGTTAACAAGAGAGCAACTTTTCCATCTTTTCGATCGTTTCATTTTCCTTACTTCTCAACCTG ATGTGAAGAAAAGGATTGCTGGGGCTGTACAGGATAAGCAG GAGGCTGTTGCTGTCACCACTGCAATACAAGAAGAGATATTTTTGGAGATGGGTATTG ATCCAAGATTTGGTATCTCGTGCCTGGGAAAAGTCAGTACTGTATATGAGAATGACCTGGATTTGGTGATTCAGTTTTATAAATTCCTCTCTAA AGAAGAGGTTGCCTGCGATGAAGCAGAGCTTGGAGAAGAAGAATTTGCAGAAAAATTGCTCAACCAACAAATTTTACAGGAAGAG CAACTAGAGATGCTGAAGTACATGCGCAAGTTTAACTTGGACGATCAATCTGCAATCCTTGAGAAG TTACACCAGCAGATGAAAAGCAGCAATTATGAAAGTGAGACATCCATTTTGTCAGCTGAGCAGATCGAAGAGATTGTTCCAAGAAAGGTGTCCCCTTTGTATACGCCAAGGTAG
- the LOC137813690 gene encoding ribonucleoside-diphosphate reductase small chain produces MPSIPEEPLLAPNPDRFCMFPIQYPQIWEMYKKAEASFWTAEEVDLSQDIRHWETLTDGERHFITHVLAFFAASDGIVLENLAGRFMKEVQVSEARAFYGFQIAIENIHSEMYSLLLETYIKDSKEKTRLFHAIDTIPCVTKKANWALRWIDSAESFAERIVAFACVEGIFFSGSFCSIFWLKKRGLMPGLTFSNELISRDEGLHCDFACLLYSIMRNKLPEERVREIVRDAVDIEREFVCDALPCALVGMNGALMSVYIEFVADRLLGALGCGKLYNVQNPFDWMELISLQGKTNFFEKRVGEYQKASVMSSLNGNGDTHVFKMDEDF; encoded by the coding sequence ATGCCTTCTATTCCCGAAGAGCCTCTCTTGGCCCCTAACCCTGATCGATTCTGCATGTTCCCAATCCAATACCCCCAAATCTGGGAAATGTACAAGAAAGCTGAAGCCTCTTTCTGGACGGCGGAGGAGGTCGACCTCTCGCAGGACATCCGGCATTGGGAGACTCTAACCGATGGCGAGCGCCATTTCATCACCCACGTCCTCGCCTTCTTCGCCGCCTCCGATGGCATCGTCCTTGAAAACCTTGCCGGCCGTTTCATGAAGGAGGTCCAGGTCTCCGAGGCCCGCGCCTTCTACGGCTTTCAGATCGCCATCGAGAACATTCACTCCGAGATGTACAGCCTCCTCCTTGAAACCTACATAAAAGACTCCAAAGAGAAGACCCGTCTCTTCCACGCCATTGACACTATTCCCTGCGTCACCAAGAAGGCTAACTGGGCCCTACGCTGGATCGACTCCGCCGAGTCCTTCGCCGAGCGCATCGTTGCCTTCGCCTGCGTCGAGGGAATCTTCTTCTCCGGAAGCTTTTGCTCTATCTTCTGGCTCAAGAAGCGAGGCCTCATGCCGGGACTTACCTTCTCCAACGAACTCATCTCCCGCGACGAGGGGCTCCACTGCGACTTCGCGTGCCTGCTCTACTCTATCATGCGGAACAAGCTCCCCGAGGAGCGCGTGAGGGAGATCGTGCGCGATGCAGTTGACATCGAGAGGGAGTTTGTCTGCGACGCGCTTCCTTGCGCGTTGGTGGGGATGAACGGGGCCTTGATGAGTGTGTACATTGAGTTTGTTGCTGATAGGTTGCTCGGTGCGCTTGGGTGCGGGAAGCTGTACAATGTGCAGAACCCGTTCGATTGGATGGAGCTTATTTCGCTGCAGGGGAAGACCAACTTCTTCGAGAAGCGCGTGGGGGAGTACCAGAAGGCTTCCGTCATGTCCAGCTTGAATGGCAACGGTGATACACACGTCTTCAAGATGGATGAAGACTTTTAG